The proteins below come from a single Conexivisphaerales archaeon genomic window:
- a CDS encoding uracil-DNA glycosylase: MKSLNDLAEEIKVCRRCALCNSRKNAVPGEGPADARIMMIGEAPGRNEDEKGRPFVGRAGSLLDQALQKASLSRDDVFITNIVKCRPPNNRRPRSGEVSACRDYLFEQIRIVKPNAIITLGLTALQFFEDSKSLKLTPFEWRYEDISVKVFPTYHPAAALRGNKIAKESLFNTISTVRSYIGGQLGKR; encoded by the coding sequence ATGAAGAGCTTAAATGACCTGGCAGAGGAAATAAAGGTCTGCAGAAGATGTGCTCTTTGCAATTCCAGGAAGAATGCAGTGCCAGGGGAAGGTCCTGCAGACGCAAGGATAATGATGATAGGTGAGGCGCCTGGCAGAAACGAGGACGAAAAGGGGAGGCCTTTCGTGGGAAGGGCTGGGTCACTTCTCGACCAAGCGTTGCAAAAGGCATCGCTCAGTAGGGATGACGTCTTCATAACAAACATAGTCAAGTGCAGACCTCCAAACAACAGGAGGCCAAGGTCAGGTGAGGTCTCAGCTTGCAGAGATTATCTCTTCGAACAGATAAGAATCGTAAAGCCAAATGCAATAATCACATTGGGTCTCACAGCGCTTCAATTCTTCGAGGATTCAAAGTCTTTGAAGCTGACGCCTTTCGAGTGGAGATATGAAGATATCAGCGTAAAGGTCTTTCCAACATACCACCCTGCTGCGGCGCTAAGAGGAAACAAAATCGCGAAGGAGTCTTTATTCAACACCATAAGTACTGTCAGGTCTTACATAGGGGGTCAATTGGGTAAAAGGTAG